The Deltaproteobacteria bacterium IMCC39524 DNA segment TTTTCCTTGAGTCTAATGCCTTCATCTGCGTTGAAGGCCATATAAGCATCGCGGATTTTGAATTGCCCATGGCTCAAAAGGAATGGCTGCTCCGGGTTGCTCGCAAGGTTGGCGCGAAAATCGATTTTACCTTCTATGGGGACTGAATAAAATCCCACGTAATAGGGTTCATAGGCAGCCGTATCGATGTTTCTCAGATCGGTGTCCAGGACTATGGTGAATGGGCTGAGTGAGAAAAGCCCCTTGACCGAGGCCCTTTCGCCACGATCTGTCTCCAGAATCAGCTTGAGGGGGCTGGACTGCTTGCCGTCAAGGGTGAAATTCCTGACGTCAATATTGATCTCCCGGGCGATGGTGCTAAATCCACCGCTGGCCATTTCATCGGTGAAGAAGAGAACACCATCGCGGACTTCTATGGCGTCGATCTTTAAATCGAAGGGGTTCGATAGTTCCTCGGTGTTTTCCTCGACGGGGTCACTTGTTTGCGTCGACGCCATACGGGCATGGTTCCATTGTCCCTGGAGGTCACGCTTGAGCTGAACTTCAAGGTTGTAAATACGTAAGGCCGAGAGGTGGAGGTCCTTTTCTAATGGTTTTGACGGGGCTATTTCAACCTGCAGCAATGGCAGGAAAAAGAGTTGCTCCTGCAAGCTGTCATGGATGTTAAGGGACGCCAGATTGAGCTTTCCGCTTAACTCGAATTCACCTCCGGTTTCCGGCAAGAGGCGATAGAGCAGGTCAAGATTGAGGCTGAGCTTGCCGCTAAGGATCTCGACCGGAAGTTCGAATGGCACATAGCCGAGATAAAAGGGCAGGTCGATGTCGTCAAGTTCGAGTTTAAACTGCATCTCCTGAACATCGCTAAAAGGTTTCACTTCCCCCGCGAGATTGATTTCTGAATCATTGATTTCTGCTTTGAAGAGAGGTTGGGCGGGATTCTCAACCATATATGGCAGGTTGCCGATTGAGGGCAGCACCAGTTGCAGATTACGCACGGTGTGCTGTACTGCTTCATCCAGACTGTTGTCGAGCAGGTCTATCCGGCCATGGTGGATGGACAGGTTGTTCAGGGAGAAACGGCTCGGTTCGTCGAGGGTTGTGTGCTCAGGTTCATCTGGTTTCTCCGGGAGCAGGTCGCTGAAGTTGAAGCGTTCGGCCGGTTGCCTTTCCAGGTGAACATAAGGTTTTTCTATGTGTAATTCGTCGATCACCGCTGCGCGATGATAAAGCGAAGCGGCGCTTAAAGAAACTCGCAGTAAATCCCAGGAGACGAAAGTTTTTTCCTGATCAGTTTCACTGAGCTGGAGTTGCTTGATCGTCACACTGAGGTTGAACGGGTTGATGCTGATCGATTCAATTTTGAGCGCTCTGCCTGTGTTTTCTGCGACCCAAAGACTGGCACGGCTATTGATAATCCCCGGCAGGATCAAGGTGATGAAGACCAGGGTAAGCAGGCACAGGCTTACGCCAATCAGAAGAGTTTTTTTCCAGAGCGACATGAGGAGGCATCCTTGCTGGCAAAGTAGCTTTTACAGACACCCTTAATGACAGATATGTCGAAAGGCAGGGGGCATCTCTCAAACTAAAGGCTAGCACGTAAGTGGCGGGGTGCAACGAAGGTCTCTGAAATTATTAGTGGTTGTGCAGAACATCCCGGTCTTTGCTGCGCAGGGTTCGTTGTGCGTGGGGAAATGTATCGTAGCTTCTGTGATTGATTGCGGTGAAACTGTCAGGTTCGCTTGGCGAAAGTGAATTTTGCCGTCCTTACTCATCAAGCCGCAGGAGCAATCAGAAAAGGCTTGACATGATTCAAACGTACGTTTAAATCATGTGTATGATCGAATCAATCCTTTCCCTTTTTCATGGAGACCTTGTCCTCAGATGAGTCAAGCCGATACCAAGCAGAGGATTCTTGACGCTGCAGAGCATTTTTTTGCCCGCGATGGCTACCATGCCACCTCCCTGCGTAGCATTACCACCGAGGCTGAAGCCAACCTGGCCGCGGTCAATTACCACTTTGGGAGTAAAGAGTCTCTACTCGAAGCTATTATCGATCGTCGACTGCGGCCCCTCAACCAGATTCGCCATAGTCAGCTCGAAGCTCTGCTGCAGAAAACAGAAGAAGCCGGAACACTCCCTTGCTGCCGTGACGTCTTGCGAACCTTCGTCGAACCAACGCTCCGTTTACGTAAGCAGGGGTCGGGCGCAGAGAATTTTGTCGCTCTTGTCGGCAGAACCCTTGCTGAACCACAGGGGATTGCCATGTCAATCTTCATGCGGCACATGGAACCGCTGATGCTCCGTTTATTCCAGGCGCTGAGTCTTTCTCTTCCCGGCCTGTCGCGACAGGTCCTCTTCTGGCGGGTTCACTTTGTGTTGGGTTCCCTGAGCCACGTGATGCGCTGTCATGAACGCCATTCCATTGTTCCAGAAGATGTCAGTATCGATATGAGTGTTGAAGAGGAAGTGGAACTGTTTCTTGATTTTGCGGCAGCAGGCATGGAGGGGACTCAATAATGAACCGTGTCAGTGCTCTAATCATGATGCTGCTCCTGGCTGGCTGCTCCCTGCATAAACCGACAGAAGTCAGGCTGTCAGTGGAGCTCCCGCAAGAGTTCCTCGAGCAACAAGTGACAGGTGAGGCCAGGCCGCTTGCTGGGCAGTGGTGGCTGGCTTTCGAGGATGAACAGCTCAATCAGTTAATGACAGAGCTTTTTAAACAGAACCTGGAACTGACGCAGGCGGTGGCGCGCCTCGAACAAGTTGAAGCCCTGGCACGGATCACCCGCAGTGCAGAGTCTCCGTTTCTCTCTGGCGGGGGGAATGTGGGTCGCTCAAGCCAGCCCGGCCTCTCGGATGATTTAATCGGCAACAATCAACAGCTGTCTCTGGCGGCAGGGTACGAGCTTGATCTCTGGGGCAAGCTGTCGGCGCAGAGCAGGGCTGCCGAGTTAGACCTCTCTGCCAGCCGCCAGGACATGCAGACCCTTTATCTGGGACTGTCAGCACGACTGGCTGACCTCTACTTCCTTGCCATTGAACAGCGCGCACAGTTGGCGCTGACCGACCAGTCCATTGCCTCTTTTGCAGAGACTTTGTTGCGTGTCGAAAACCGCTATAACCTGGGACTGGTTCCCGCTGTCGATATGTACCAGGCTCGTCAGAGCCTGGCCGGAGCACAGGCTGCGCGATATCTTTTTGAAGCGTCCTTGGGCCAAGTCGAGCATGCCATAGCTGTTCTGATAGGGCGATATCCTGAGAGCAGTCCCGGTGGCAGTCTTGAGCAATTACCCGGAGCCCCCGATCTTTTTGATGCCGGTATCCCTGCTGAGCTGATCAGTCAGCGGCCTGACCTGCAGGCGGCTTTGCAGCGTGTTGAAGCCGCTGATTACCGCGTAGCTGCGGCTATTGCCGATCGCTTCCCGTCGATCAGCCTTTCTGGCGGCTATGGTTCTCTGCGTCAGGATGTGACTGCAGGGCTGATCAAAGGCGAGTTCTGGAGCCTGCTTGGCAACCTGGCCATGCCACTCGTTGATGGTGGCCGACGACGTGCCGAGGTCGACAGAAAAGAGGCGGCCTTGCGGGAAGCCGTTGCGAATTATCAGCAAAAAGTTTTGACCGCTTTTCAGGAAGTCGAAGACGCTTTGGTCAATAACTATGCAACGGAACAACGCGTCGAACGGCTTGCTGAAACCGCACAGGCAACCGGAGCAACCTTGAGGTTGTCAACGGACCGTTATCTCGCCGGCCTGGTGGACTATCTCCCTGTATTGACAGCCCAGCGTACTGACTTTGATGTCAGCAGTCGACTGCTTGCTGCGCGGCGCCAATTGCTTGCTGAGCGAATCAGTCTGGCAAGAGCGCTGGGTGGCGACTGGATGAGGGACCAAATGAATTCACGTTTGCAGATTGAAGAGGATAAGAAACAATGAAGATGAAGCGAGCTCTACTACCTTTCCTGGTGATCGTGATTGCCCTGGTGTTGACCTTCGTTCTGGTCAAGTCGCGCAAGACTCCCAAGCCTCATGAGACGCCTCATCTCGGGCCTCTGGTTGAAATTGGAGTGCTGACTAAAGCCAACCGCCAGATCCTGGTCAGCGGCACCGGCAGTGCCCAGTCGCGCTATGAAGTCAGTATTACGCCACAGGTTAAAGGTCGGGTCAGCGAGCTTTCACCGCAGATGGTTGCTGGCGGAACCTTTCAAAAAGATGAATTGCTGTTCGCCATCGAAGACCTTGACTACCAGCTGGCGATCGCTCACGCACAAGCCACTCTGGCCCAGGCAGAGTTGGAACTCTTGCGCAACGAGAACCTGGCTGACCTGGCCCGGAAGGAATGGCATTCACTGAACAGTGAGAGCGATTTAGAGCCAAACCCCTTGGTTGTCTATGAACCCCAGTTGAAAAGTGCCCGGGCTCTGCGCGATGCCGCTCAGGCGAATGTCAAACAGGCCGAACTTAATCTGCAGCGGACCAGGATCTATGCTCCCTTTGATTGTTACGTGCGCAGCGAGCAGCTCGAGATAGGGCAGTTTCTCATTGCGGGAGCACCGGTGGCGACTGTGGCAGGGATAGACCAGATAGAAATTGTTGTGCCGGTTTCTCTCGATGAAATTGTCTGGTTACAAGTGCCGCGCAAAGGAACAAAGCAGAGAGGCTCTCTCGCGAAGGTTGAGTTGCAATCAGGTGGCAGGACATTCCACTGGCAGGGAGAGCTTACCCGATCATTGGGAGAAATTGACCCGCGCAACCGGATGGCGCGCGTCGTCGTCACTGTGAATGATCCTTTCACCGAGGATACAGAGAAAGCGAATCTACTGAATGATCTTCTGCCGGGCATGTTCGTTAATGTGCAACTTTTGGGAGAGGAGCTCCCTGATGTCATTTCCGTGCCGCGCGGTGCCCTACACGATAACGACACCATATGGGTGATTGATGACGAAAATCGGTTGCATATCCGTGAGGTTGATATCCTGCGTCGGGAACGTGATGAAGTTTTGATTCGTTCCGGATTGGATGCGAATGAAAAGATCGTTCTGACCAACCTTTCCGGAGCCGCTGAAGGGATGCTGCTGAGACCGAAAATGCGGGAGACCAACTAATGAACGGGGCTATTCGCTGGATGGCGGAGAATCACGTTGCTGCCAATCTGTTGATGCTGGTGCTGATCGTTGGCGGCGTGATCATGGGCTTCAGCATCAAACAGGAAGTCTTCCCGGATATCACCCTTGATCGGATTCAGGTTAGCGTGGCTTATCCTGGCGCTGGTCCGGAAGAGGTCGAAGAGGGTGTCATCTTCAAGGTCGAGGAAAACCTGACCGGGGTTGACGGTATCAAACAGGTTAAATCCGTTGCGGCTGAAGGTTACGGGAGTGTTATTGCGGAAGTTACAACTGACGCTGACATAGATCTGGTCCTGCAAGATATTAAGAGCGAGGTGGATCGTATTACCACCTTTCCGAAGGATGCGGAACAACCGGTGGTCAGTAAAATTCTCAACCGCCGTGAAGTCATCTCCGTGGTTGTCTTCGGTGCTCTGCCGGAGCGCAGCTTACGCGAGTTGGCAGAGCAGGTTCGAGACGAACTGCTACTGGAACCCGGCATCACCCAGGTCGATTTGAGTGGTGTGCGACCCTACGAAATTTCCATTGAGATCAGCGAGGATAACCTGCGCCGCTACGGCTTAACCTTTGATCAGGTGGCGCAAAGGGTTCGTCAGGCGTCTCTCGATCTTCCCGGTGGAACCATCAAGGCCGACTCGGGCGAAGTCCTTATCCGGACCAAGGAGCGCCGCTATGTGGGGCATGAGTACGCCCGTATCGTTGTTTTAACAACGGTCGATGGTACAGAAGTCAGCCTCGGTGACATTGCAACCATTCAGGATGGGTTCGAGGAGACCGATCAGTTCGGGCTCTTTGATGGCCAACCTGCAGCCATGGTCAAGGTTTATCGGGTCGGTGATCAGAAGCCCACGGAAATATCCGATACGGTCAAAAAGTTTGTCGAGGCGAAGCGCAGGCAACTTCCCGAATCGGTCGACCTTGCGACCTGGAACGATAATTCTGAGCTTTTCAAAAGCCGCAAAGACCTGCTGATCAGGAATGCTTTGATCGGTCTGGTCCTGGTGTTTGTTACCCTCGGCCTGTTCCTTGAGATTCGTCTGGCACTCTGGGTCATGCTTGGCATCCCCATCTCTTTCTGCGGCGCCCTGCTCTTTATGCCCGCCATCGACGTATCGATTAACATGATCTCGCTCTTCGCATTTATCATGGCGCTCGGCATCGTGGTCGATGATGCCATTGTCGTCGGAGAAAACATTTACGAGCATCGACAGTCCGGCAAAACTTATCTGCAGGCGGCCGTTGATGGCACGATCGAGGTTGCTCAGCCGGTTATCTTTGCCATTCTAACTTCGGTGACAGCCTTTTTGCCCCTGCTCTTCACGACCGGCATCATGGGCAAATTCATCATGGTCATTCCGGCGATCGTTATTACGATTCTGCTGGTCTCTCTTGTCGAAGGTCTATTCATTTTGCCAGCGCACCTGGCGTTTGGCAAACCTCGTCAGGACACGGGTGGTTTCCTGGGCTGGCTGGATAAAAACCGCAAACGGTTTGGTCAGGCACTGCAGAAATTCATCGAGGGCCCCTATCGGAAGACTCTCGCGCTTTGTCTGGAATACCGCTACACGACGATTGCCGCTGCCTGTGCGGTTTTGCTGATGGCCGGGGTCGGTCTGGTCGGTGGTGGTATTGTCAAGTTCCGCTTTATGCCCGAGGTCGATGGTGATGTTATTCAGGTTGCTCTTGAGTTGGCACCGGGGAGTTCTGTGGAATTGACAACCCGGATTCAGGAGCAGATCGTTAATGCCGGCATGGACGTGATTGCCGACTACGATAAGGATCGCCCGGCGTCTGATTCAGTGATGCGTCACGTCTATGCGTCGGTTGGTTCAGCGACAACGGACAGGGGCCCTGGCGGCGCAAGTTCCAGTGCCGGTGGGAACTTGGCCACGATTTCCATGTTTCTGACTCCGAGTGAGCGGCGGGGAGTGCCGGCTACGGAAATCTCAAATCGCTGGCGCGAACGGGTGGGAGAGATCGCCTCGGTTGAAAAGCTGACGTTTGTTTCGAACTTGATTCATCTCGGTGCCAATATCGATATTCAACTGGCTCATGAGGACTTTACCGTTTTGGATGAGGCGGCCGAACGTCTCAAAGAACTCATTGCTACATATCCCGGGACGGGAGATATCACAGACAATTACACTCTGGGCAAACGGGAGGTGAAAGTTCGCCTGAAGGCAGAAGCCCGCACCCTCGGGATTACGGAAGAGAACCTTGGTCGACAGTTGCGTGGTGCTTTTTATGGTTCTGAGGCTTTGCGATTACAGCGTGGTCGCAATGAAGTCAAGGTTCTGGTTCGCTACCCGGAAGAGAGCCGGAGGCGGTTCTGGGATCTGGAAACCATGCGCATCCGGGTGCCGAATGGTGGCGAGATCCCTCTGGATCGGGCGGCGACCCTGGTTGAGAGTCGCGGTTTCAGCAAAATCAACCGCAGCGATCGGAAGCGCGTGATCAATGTTACGGCGACAGTCGACAGCCATACTGCCAACGCCGAAGAGGTTGTCGCTGCAATTAAAGCAACTGACTTGCCGAAATTGATGGCCGACTACCCCGGGTTGAGCTACGACATGGAAGGTGAAGACAAGAACCGTAGAGAGTCGATGGAGAGTATGTTCAAAGGTTTTAAACTGGTGTTGATTGTCATCTTTGCTTTGCTTGCGATTCCTTTTCGCAGCTACTCTCAGCCGCTGCTGATTATGGTTGCGATTCCGTTCGGGATTGTCGGCGCGATTCTTGGGCATTTTATTATGGGCTACGACCTGAGTATCCTGAGCATGTTTGGCATCGTTGCCCTGACCGGCGTGGTGGTCAATGATTCATTGCTGTTGATTGACTACATCAACCGTGTTCGCCGTAAGGGGACGTCTTTGATGGATGCGGTTATGGAGGCAGGGCAAAGACGTTTCCGACCGATTTTACTGACCTCTCTGACGACATTTTTCGGTCTCATGCCGATGATTCTGGAAACCAGTGTCCAGGCCCAGTTCCTGGTTCCTATGGCGATCAGCCTGGCCTTCGGAATCCTCTTTGCGACGGGGATCACCCTTTTGTTGATTCCTTCTCTTTATCTGGCACTGGAAGATGTCCGTCAAATCTTCGGTTTGAAGCACTTTCATGCCGATCACAGTTCTGGTTCAAAAGGCTAGTGTCGCGTCAATGATGAAATGACGCGGCACTAAGTTCTTGTCCGCAAGAAACACCCCCTTTTAACGGCGGCCACAAGGTCGCCGTTGCTTTCTCCCCTTGAAAAGTTTAGACCTATAGCGTTAAATGTTTCAATCTTATATTAACTTGAGTGAGCAACTGTGTTGCAAATCTCAAAAGAAGCGGGATCACGACAGTGCTACTCAATAATAGCCACTTTCGCAAAGTCAAAAGACTCACCGGCCAGGCGGTTGGCGATTTCAACCTGATTGAAGATGGCGACCGTATTGCCGTTGCTGTTTCCGGTGGTAAAGATTCTTACGCTCTGTTGCATATCCTCACGCAACTACAACGCCGTGCCCCGATTAATTACGAGTTGATCGCAGTGAATGTGGATGCCGGCTTTCCTGGTTATCGCAAAGGTGTTCTGGAAGATTATCTGCTGGAATGTGGTTTCCAAGTGCATATGGAAAGCACGAACTGCACAGAGATTATTGAAGAAAAAAGACGCCCCGGTTCTTCCTACTGTGCTTTCTGTGCGCGCCTTCGTCGCGGTGTTCTCTATTCCGTGGCCGACCGGCTCGGGTGCAACAAGATTGCCCTCGGTCATCATCTTGATGATTTTATCGAGACCCTGCTGCTCAATCAGTTTTATGTTGGTAAACTTGCTGCCATGAGTCCGAAACTTCTGGCAGACAATAAACGTCATACGGTGATTCGTCCTCTGGTTTATGTGGAAGAATCCGATATAATCAAGTTAGCTCGCCAGAACGAATTTCCTGTCATTGACTGCGGCTGTCCCGTGATGGGACAAGAAGACCAGAAAAGACAGCGTATGAAGCAACTTCTGACTGAGCTTGCAGACGAAAATCCTTATCTCAAAAGAAGCATGATTCGTGCTCTAAGCAATGTACAGCCGAGACACTTGCTGGATCGTGAGCTGGCCAGACTGATGGCGTTGGATGAGCAGGAGAGTTGATGGCATCGATGACTGTACCGCCATTGTCATTAATTTTCGTGATGTTTTTATATAAGGGGAGCGCTGATATTGTTACTCGGGGGTAAGCAGTCTGAAATAAAACAGGTTGCCGTGATTACGCGCAGTCAACAG contains these protein-coding regions:
- the ttcA gene encoding tRNA 2-thiocytidine(32) synthetase TtcA, with product MLLNNSHFRKVKRLTGQAVGDFNLIEDGDRIAVAVSGGKDSYALLHILTQLQRRAPINYELIAVNVDAGFPGYRKGVLEDYLLECGFQVHMESTNCTEIIEEKRRPGSSYCAFCARLRRGVLYSVADRLGCNKIALGHHLDDFIETLLLNQFYVGKLAAMSPKLLADNKRHTVIRPLVYVEESDIIKLARQNEFPVIDCGCPVMGQEDQKRQRMKQLLTELADENPYLKRSMIRALSNVQPRHLLDRELARLMALDEQES
- a CDS encoding efflux RND transporter periplasmic adaptor subunit, whose amino-acid sequence is MKMKRALLPFLVIVIALVLTFVLVKSRKTPKPHETPHLGPLVEIGVLTKANRQILVSGTGSAQSRYEVSITPQVKGRVSELSPQMVAGGTFQKDELLFAIEDLDYQLAIAHAQATLAQAELELLRNENLADLARKEWHSLNSESDLEPNPLVVYEPQLKSARALRDAAQANVKQAELNLQRTRIYAPFDCYVRSEQLEIGQFLIAGAPVATVAGIDQIEIVVPVSLDEIVWLQVPRKGTKQRGSLAKVELQSGGRTFHWQGELTRSLGEIDPRNRMARVVVTVNDPFTEDTEKANLLNDLLPGMFVNVQLLGEELPDVISVPRGALHDNDTIWVIDDENRLHIREVDILRRERDEVLIRSGLDANEKIVLTNLSGAAEGMLLRPKMRETN
- a CDS encoding TetR family transcriptional regulator; its protein translation is MSQADTKQRILDAAEHFFARDGYHATSLRSITTEAEANLAAVNYHFGSKESLLEAIIDRRLRPLNQIRHSQLEALLQKTEEAGTLPCCRDVLRTFVEPTLRLRKQGSGAENFVALVGRTLAEPQGIAMSIFMRHMEPLMLRLFQALSLSLPGLSRQVLFWRVHFVLGSLSHVMRCHERHSIVPEDVSIDMSVEEEVELFLDFAAAGMEGTQ
- a CDS encoding efflux transporter outer membrane subunit, which translates into the protein MNRVSALIMMLLLAGCSLHKPTEVRLSVELPQEFLEQQVTGEARPLAGQWWLAFEDEQLNQLMTELFKQNLELTQAVARLEQVEALARITRSAESPFLSGGGNVGRSSQPGLSDDLIGNNQQLSLAAGYELDLWGKLSAQSRAAELDLSASRQDMQTLYLGLSARLADLYFLAIEQRAQLALTDQSIASFAETLLRVENRYNLGLVPAVDMYQARQSLAGAQAARYLFEASLGQVEHAIAVLIGRYPESSPGGSLEQLPGAPDLFDAGIPAELISQRPDLQAALQRVEAADYRVAAAIADRFPSISLSGGYGSLRQDVTAGLIKGEFWSLLGNLAMPLVDGGRRRAEVDRKEAALREAVANYQQKVLTAFQEVEDALVNNYATEQRVERLAETAQATGATLRLSTDRYLAGLVDYLPVLTAQRTDFDVSSRLLAARRQLLAERISLARALGGDWMRDQMNSRLQIEEDKKQ
- a CDS encoding efflux RND transporter permease subunit, which gives rise to MNGAIRWMAENHVAANLLMLVLIVGGVIMGFSIKQEVFPDITLDRIQVSVAYPGAGPEEVEEGVIFKVEENLTGVDGIKQVKSVAAEGYGSVIAEVTTDADIDLVLQDIKSEVDRITTFPKDAEQPVVSKILNRREVISVVVFGALPERSLRELAEQVRDELLLEPGITQVDLSGVRPYEISIEISEDNLRRYGLTFDQVAQRVRQASLDLPGGTIKADSGEVLIRTKERRYVGHEYARIVVLTTVDGTEVSLGDIATIQDGFEETDQFGLFDGQPAAMVKVYRVGDQKPTEISDTVKKFVEAKRRQLPESVDLATWNDNSELFKSRKDLLIRNALIGLVLVFVTLGLFLEIRLALWVMLGIPISFCGALLFMPAIDVSINMISLFAFIMALGIVVDDAIVVGENIYEHRQSGKTYLQAAVDGTIEVAQPVIFAILTSVTAFLPLLFTTGIMGKFIMVIPAIVITILLVSLVEGLFILPAHLAFGKPRQDTGGFLGWLDKNRKRFGQALQKFIEGPYRKTLALCLEYRYTTIAAACAVLLMAGVGLVGGGIVKFRFMPEVDGDVIQVALELAPGSSVELTTRIQEQIVNAGMDVIADYDKDRPASDSVMRHVYASVGSATTDRGPGGASSSAGGNLATISMFLTPSERRGVPATEISNRWRERVGEIASVEKLTFVSNLIHLGANIDIQLAHEDFTVLDEAAERLKELIATYPGTGDITDNYTLGKREVKVRLKAEARTLGITEENLGRQLRGAFYGSEALRLQRGRNEVKVLVRYPEESRRRFWDLETMRIRVPNGGEIPLDRAATLVESRGFSKINRSDRKRVINVTATVDSHTANAEEVVAAIKATDLPKLMADYPGLSYDMEGEDKNRRESMESMFKGFKLVLIVIFALLAIPFRSYSQPLLIMVAIPFGIVGAILGHFIMGYDLSILSMFGIVALTGVVVNDSLLLIDYINRVRRKGTSLMDAVMEAGQRRFRPILLTSLTTFFGLMPMILETSVQAQFLVPMAISLAFGILFATGITLLLIPSLYLALEDVRQIFGLKHFHADHSSGSKG